A window of the Cystobacter fuscus genome harbors these coding sequences:
- a CDS encoding DUF4258 domain-containing protein translates to MNRLNRNEAMKLVQRCLKEGQVSFSRHALEELDADDMTTQDAINVLRGGRIETEAEWERGSWRYRVSTPRYVVVVAFRPELDMVVVTAWRR, encoded by the coding sequence GTGAATCGGCTGAACCGGAACGAAGCGATGAAGCTGGTTCAGCGCTGCTTGAAGGAAGGACAGGTGTCCTTCTCACGCCACGCTCTTGAGGAGTTGGACGCAGACGACATGACCACGCAGGACGCGATCAACGTCCTTCGTGGCGGTCGCATTGAGACGGAGGCCGAGTGGGAGCGAGGTAGTTGGCGCTATCGCGTGTCCACTCCGCGATACGTCGTGGTGGTGGCGTTTCGACCCGAGCTGGACATGGTGGTCGTGACCGCTTGGCGGAGGTAG
- a CDS encoding copper homeostasis protein CutC has translation MPKAILEVCSFNIQSCLISEKAGAWRVELCDNPTEGGTTPSHGAIKRTREKLSIKLYPLVRPRAGNYYYDEDEIAIIEQDIRVCRELGCDGISIGAQLLDGRLDKDLMKRFVELAGPMGVTCNRAFDATPDMFQALEDLIEVGCERVLTSGQASGAPEAGRVLGELVKAAGERIIIMPGAGIRSSNIGRLMEESGAREYHGSVRRPTANPMTHGNPRVLDFGNVYLPDEQELASILEQMR, from the coding sequence ATGCCCAAGGCCATCCTCGAAGTCTGCTCGTTCAACATCCAGTCGTGCCTCATCTCGGAGAAGGCCGGTGCCTGGCGCGTCGAGCTTTGCGACAACCCGACGGAAGGGGGAACCACTCCGAGCCACGGTGCCATCAAGCGGACCCGGGAGAAGCTCTCCATCAAGTTGTACCCCCTCGTGAGACCCCGGGCGGGCAACTACTATTACGATGAGGACGAGATCGCCATCATCGAGCAGGACATCCGCGTCTGCCGTGAGCTCGGTTGCGATGGAATCTCCATTGGCGCGCAGTTGCTCGATGGACGGCTCGACAAGGACTTGATGAAGCGGTTCGTCGAACTGGCGGGGCCGATGGGCGTCACCTGCAACCGCGCCTTCGATGCGACGCCGGACATGTTCCAGGCCCTGGAGGATCTCATCGAAGTGGGTTGCGAGCGTGTGCTCACGTCGGGTCAGGCCAGTGGCGCGCCCGAAGCGGGAAGGGTCCTGGGGGAGTTGGTGAAGGCCGCGGGCGAGCGCATCATCATCATGCCGGGGGCGGGAATCCGCTCCTCCAACATTGGAAGGCTGATGGAGGAGTCCGGTGCACGGGAATACCACGGCTCTGTGCGCAGACCCACGGCCAACCCCATGACGCATGGCAACCCCAGGGTGTTGGACTTCGGGAACGTCTATCTGCCGGATGAACAGGAGTTGGCGAGCATCCTGGAGCAGATGAGGTAG
- a CDS encoding GH92 family glycosyl hydrolase produces MSSHLFMPLRGAGLVLGALLLAFDAQAQAPTPAQEVNPFIGTTNGGNVFPGPVAPFGMVSFSPDQSPLPGRRAPIAAPGGYEWRSNGIRGFSLTHLSGSGCAGAGGDIPLMPITTPVRISPSSPDAYFAYSSLMSHAKESASPGAYRVVMENGVTVELAATPRTAVGRFSFPADKPANVLFRTSDSQTGSTAAVTRIAPDRRTVSGSVTSGNFCGYLATDRRESYYTLHFVAVFDQPFTTGGTWRDGVVMPGSASTEGGTTYGEQGFPPAGKGSGGWISFDPKTSPVVNVRIGVSYVDEAGALANLEAESPASATLEGTQGATRDAWNQLLGKIRIEGGSRDDRTVFYTALYHSLIHPSLHSDVDGRYLGMDGRIHEVSGAQKAQYANFSGWDVYRSQVQLVTLLEPKVGSDLAQSLLNQAQQNGGVWDRWTHVTGATGVMNGDPSPPTVAAIHAFGGRDFDLKGAYASLLKAATVPTPKDLGRVGCPVLCQGQRPGLDQWLSLHYMPVGSPGWGSASDTLELAAADFAMAQLARLAGDKTNVRRFTERSGWWRNLYNPAATSAGGYLQPRKADGSWPTFDPASDDEFVEGSGAQYLWMVPFDPAGLFELMGGRDKARARLDGFFQDGKGEWVVTKAGPLHAELDNEPSIAAPWLYLFAGEPWKTQAVVRAAMRKIWIHAPEGISGNDDLGQMSSWYVWSALGLYPVYPGRAELVVGSPLFTSARITRQGATLTIKATGAAPDAPYVRSLKVNGKPSQRAWLPADFIARDGVLEFELSSTPDRGWGAAPADAPPSFGPRSTR; encoded by the coding sequence TTGTCGTCCCATCTCTTCATGCCCCTCCGCGGCGCCGGCCTGGTGCTGGGTGCCCTTCTCCTGGCCTTCGACGCCCAGGCCCAGGCTCCGACACCAGCCCAGGAGGTGAATCCCTTCATCGGCACGACGAACGGAGGCAACGTCTTTCCGGGACCTGTCGCGCCGTTCGGCATGGTGTCCTTCAGCCCCGACCAGAGTCCCCTGCCCGGCAGACGCGCGCCCATCGCCGCGCCCGGCGGGTACGAGTGGCGCTCCAATGGTATCCGGGGCTTCAGCCTCACCCACCTGTCGGGCAGTGGTTGCGCCGGAGCAGGGGGCGACATCCCCCTCATGCCCATCACCACCCCGGTGCGCATCTCTCCGTCCTCGCCAGACGCCTACTTCGCCTATTCCAGCCTGATGAGCCATGCGAAGGAGAGCGCCTCGCCCGGCGCCTATCGCGTGGTGATGGAGAACGGTGTGACCGTCGAACTGGCGGCGACGCCGAGGACGGCGGTGGGCCGATTCTCCTTCCCGGCCGACAAGCCCGCGAACGTCCTGTTCCGCACCTCCGACTCGCAGACCGGCAGCACCGCCGCCGTCACCCGCATCGCGCCGGACAGACGAACGGTCTCCGGCTCGGTGACCAGCGGCAACTTCTGCGGCTACCTCGCCACCGACCGGCGTGAGAGCTACTACACGCTTCATTTCGTGGCGGTGTTCGACCAGCCCTTCACGACGGGCGGCACGTGGCGCGATGGCGTGGTGATGCCCGGCTCGGCCTCGACGGAGGGAGGAACCACCTATGGTGAGCAGGGCTTCCCTCCGGCTGGCAAGGGCTCCGGCGGATGGATCTCCTTCGATCCGAAGACCTCTCCCGTCGTCAACGTGCGCATTGGCGTGTCCTATGTCGACGAGGCGGGCGCCCTGGCCAATCTGGAGGCCGAGAGCCCGGCCTCGGCGACGCTGGAGGGGACGCAAGGCGCCACGCGTGACGCCTGGAACCAACTGCTGGGGAAGATCCGCATCGAGGGCGGAAGCCGCGACGACCGCACGGTGTTCTACACGGCGCTCTACCATTCCCTGATTCATCCCAGCCTGCACAGCGACGTGGATGGCCGCTACCTCGGCATGGACGGGAGGATCCACGAGGTCTCGGGCGCCCAGAAGGCGCAATACGCCAACTTCTCCGGCTGGGACGTCTATCGCTCGCAGGTGCAGCTCGTCACGCTGTTGGAGCCCAAGGTCGGCTCCGACCTCGCCCAGTCCCTGCTCAACCAGGCTCAGCAGAACGGCGGCGTCTGGGATCGCTGGACGCACGTCACGGGGGCGACGGGGGTGATGAACGGAGATCCCTCGCCGCCCACCGTGGCCGCCATCCACGCCTTCGGCGGACGCGACTTCGACTTGAAGGGCGCCTACGCCTCGCTCCTCAAGGCCGCGACGGTTCCGACGCCCAAGGACCTCGGCCGGGTCGGCTGTCCGGTCCTCTGCCAGGGCCAGCGGCCGGGGCTCGATCAATGGCTGTCGCTCCACTACATGCCCGTCGGCTCGCCCGGCTGGGGCAGCGCGTCCGACACGCTGGAGCTGGCGGCGGCCGATTTCGCCATGGCACAGCTGGCGCGCCTGGCTGGCGACAAGACGAACGTCCGGCGCTTCACCGAAAGGTCGGGATGGTGGCGCAACCTGTACAACCCCGCAGCCACGAGCGCGGGCGGCTACCTCCAGCCGCGCAAGGCCGATGGAAGCTGGCCCACCTTCGACCCGGCCTCCGATGACGAGTTCGTCGAGGGCTCGGGGGCTCAGTACCTGTGGATGGTCCCGTTCGATCCCGCCGGTTTGTTCGAGCTGATGGGCGGACGCGACAAGGCGCGAGCCCGTCTGGACGGGTTCTTCCAGGACGGGAAGGGGGAGTGGGTGGTCACCAAGGCCGGCCCGCTGCACGCCGAATTGGACAACGAGCCGTCCATCGCGGCTCCCTGGCTCTATCTGTTCGCTGGCGAGCCATGGAAGACGCAGGCCGTCGTGCGCGCCGCCATGCGGAAGATCTGGATCCACGCACCCGAAGGCATCTCCGGAAACGACGACCTGGGGCAGATGTCGTCCTGGTACGTGTGGTCGGCCCTGGGGCTGTACCCGGTCTACCCGGGGCGCGCCGAGCTGGTCGTCGGCAGTCCGCTGTTCACGTCGGCGCGCATCACCCGCCAGGGCGCGACCCTCACCATCAAGGCAACCGGCGCCGCACCCGATGCGCCCTATGTGCGGAGCCTCAAGGTCAATGGAAAGCCCTCCCAGCGCGCATGGCTGCCGGCGGACTTCATTGCTCGCGACGGCGTCCTGGAGTTCGAACTCTCATCAACGCCCGACCGCGGATGGGGCGCCGCTCCCGCGGATGCTCCGCCGTCCTTCGGCCCACGCTCCACCCGGTAG
- a CDS encoding type II TA system antitoxin MqsA family protein: protein MECLNCGGKMETRRENHRYTESGLDNVTLVGVEVRRCATCGEWELVLPRVEALHRSLALTLVRKRARLTAKEVRFLRKYLGFSGEDFARRMRVAPETVSRWETGKQDMGWTAEMVLRLMVVHEERMTDYHLAELEEVDVEKRQSELMAFQSVQTHWEPADLGAQV from the coding sequence ATGGAGTGCCTGAACTGCGGCGGGAAGATGGAGACGCGCCGGGAGAACCACCGATACACCGAGTCTGGCCTGGATAACGTGACGCTGGTGGGGGTGGAAGTTCGCCGCTGCGCGACCTGCGGAGAATGGGAGCTGGTGTTGCCGCGCGTGGAGGCACTGCACCGCAGTTTGGCGCTGACGTTGGTGAGGAAGCGGGCCCGGTTGACCGCCAAGGAGGTCCGTTTTCTGCGAAAGTATCTGGGGTTCTCTGGAGAAGATTTCGCGCGCCGGATGCGCGTGGCGCCGGAGACCGTGTCGAGGTGGGAGACGGGCAAGCAGGACATGGGCTGGACCGCAGAGATGGTTCTGCGTCTCATGGTGGTGCATGAGGAGCGGATGACCGACTACCACCTGGCGGAACTGGAAGAGGTGGATGTGGAGAAGCGCCAGTCTGAGTTGATGGCATTTCAGTCGGTCCAAACGCATTGGGAGCCGGCCGATTTGGGCGCGCAGGTTTGA